The nucleotide window CGGAGTCGAACCGATGAGGCCGGCGACGTCGAAGGTCCAGCAGCTCGGATAGCTGCGATTGAGTGCTCCGAGAACCGCACGGACATCGATGTCATCGTCCGTGGTGACCACCTCGTCGCGGGCGAGGACGATCTTGCGCAGCGTCGGATCATCGGAGAACGCATCCACTTCCGCCGAGGTGTCGATCGGGGTGAGCATCGCCGCGACCTGCTCGACGAGTTCCGCCCACCGGTCGGGATCGAGTTCCCCGGCCTCGGACTGAGCAGAGCGCACTCGTCGGAGCGGTTCGGCGTGGAGGACCGGAGACAGCGGCGGGACCTCGGCCGTTGAGATCGAGGTCAGCCACACACGGCCGCCGCGGCGGCCGAGAACGAACTCGGGGACGTGGATGATCGAATCGACCTCGGACTCACCCGAGTACGCGACCGTGGCGAAGCACATGAGTCCGGAACCGAGGAGGTCGACCTCATCTTCGACCTCAGCCACCTCGGTGATGGCCTTCCACGCATCGGAGAGCTCGGTGAATCTGTGCGGCCCGCGGGCACTGATGCGCAGGGTGCGACCGAAGCCGATGAGCCCGGAGGTGTCACGCACCCAGCAGGAGAAGCCGTCGGTCGGCAGCAGTTCGAGGGTCTGCTCCACAGTCGTGGGCAGACCGGATTCGAAGGGGAAACCGGGTCCGGGATCGACGTCGTCGACGAAACGGGACCGCACATGCAGTCGTGGGGGTGCGGTGAGGATGTCGGAGGTGCCGAAAGTCGTAGTCATGTCGCCTCGATTCTAGACGAGGTTTCCGGCCGACAGGGATCCGGATTCGCCCTGCCCCTGCCGGTGTTGAGACAATGAGTCCATGAACCGTGCCCAGCTGGATAAGCAGCCCGCCGACGTCGCGTCGATGTTCGATGATGTCGCCTCCCGCTACGACCTCACCAACGACGTACTCACCTTCGGACTCGCCCGCTCATGGCGACGCACCGTCGCCTATTCCGTGGCCGCCGGACCCGGCGAGCGCGTGCTTGATCTGGCTGCCGGAACCGGCACCTCATCGATGACGTTCACCCACCATGGGGCCGAGGTCATCGCCGGAGACATCTCCACCGGGATGCTCGCCGAGGGGCGTCGTCGGCATCCGAGAATCGACTTCATCTATGCCGACGCGATGGATCTGCCTTTCGCCGACTCCAGCTTCGACGTCGTCACGATCTCGTTCGGCATCCGCAACGTCAACGACGTCGACCGGGCCCTTCACGAGATGCTGCGGGTGCTCAAGCCCGGCGGCCGCCTCGTCATCTGCGAATTCTCCACTCCGACTCTCGATGCCTTCAGCCTCGTGTACAAGGAATACCTCATGAAGGCCCTGCCGGCGATCGCCCGTGCCGTGTCGTCGAACCCGGACGCCTATGTCTACCTGGCCGAGTCGATCCGCGCCTGGCCGAACCAGGACGCCTTCGCCCACCAGATCCTCGACGCCGGTTTCGACCAGGTGAAGTACCGCAACCTCACCGGCGGAATCGTCGCCGTCCACCATGCCCTCAAACCCGCCGAGGCGGCCGGCAGCCAGGCTGACGTTGCCGAGCAGGGCAGCGCACCGGAGACTCACCTGCCTTGACGATGAATGAGTTCGATGCCGAGGTCGTCGTCGTCGGAGCCGGCCCGGCCGGATCGGCGATCGGCGCCTACCTCGCCCAGGCCGGCCACGAGGTCATCATCCTCGAGAAGTCCGGCTTCCCCCGCGACAAGATCTGCGGCGATGCCCTGACCCCGCGTGCGGTCAAGGAAGCCGGGTTCCTAGGGATGGAGCTGCCGGCCTCCGACGGCTGGCACCCGAACAAGGGCCTGCGCCTCATCGGCGGCGGCCACCGCCTCGAACTCGACTGGCCGGACATCGACGGCACCCCGAATTACGGGCTCACGCGCCCGCGGATGAGCATGGACGAGGCCTTCGCCCGGCATGCTCAGCGCAGCGGAGCCCGCCTCTTCGAACAGGTCAGGGCCATGTCCCCGGACATCGGCGACGACGGGTGGATCAGAGGCGTGCACGCCTCCGGCACCGACCATCGGGGGCGCCGCGTCGGACCCGAAGCCCACTTCCGTGCACCCATCGTCATCGCCGCTGACGGCGTGTCCTCCCGCCTCGCCGTGTCCATGGGCTTGGAGAAGCGCGACGACCGACCGATGGGCATCGCCGCCCGCGCCTACCACACGACGCCGCGGCATGCCGATGACTACATCGAATCCTGGGTGGAGATGCGCTCGACGAATGCGGCAGGGGACTCCGAGACCCTGCCCGGATACGGGTGGATCTTTCC belongs to Brevibacterium spongiae and includes:
- a CDS encoding isochorismate synthase, with the protein product MTTTFGTSDILTAPPRLHVRSRFVDDVDPGPGFPFESGLPTTVEQTLELLPTDGFSCWVRDTSGLIGFGRTLRISARGPHRFTELSDAWKAITEVAEVEDEVDLLGSGLMCFATVAYSGESEVDSIIHVPEFVLGRRGGRVWLTSISTAEVPPLSPVLHAEPLRRVRSAQSEAGELDPDRWAELVEQVAAMLTPIDTSAEVDAFSDDPTLRKIVLARDEVVTTDDDIDVRAVLGALNRSYPSCWTFDVAGLIGSTPELLIGVENDRVTSRVLAGTYRVEKNPMEEMPAARKLLSAHKDSTEHAFAIASLQRSLGSVAENVSVDERPHLLPLANVIHSASDAQANLSPDSGLNALDVAAAVHPTAAVGGYPQASAVTHVDDLEPLDRGRYSGPVGWMDGRGNGQFGIALRCGQLEDRNRIRLYAGAGIMPDSDPDAEVAETNAKLKPMRRALGLD
- a CDS encoding demethylmenaquinone methyltransferase, with translation MNRAQLDKQPADVASMFDDVASRYDLTNDVLTFGLARSWRRTVAYSVAAGPGERVLDLAAGTGTSSMTFTHHGAEVIAGDISTGMLAEGRRRHPRIDFIYADAMDLPFADSSFDVVTISFGIRNVNDVDRALHEMLRVLKPGGRLVICEFSTPTLDAFSLVYKEYLMKALPAIARAVSSNPDAYVYLAESIRAWPNQDAFAHQILDAGFDQVKYRNLTGGIVAVHHALKPAEAAGSQADVAEQGSAPETHLP
- a CDS encoding geranylgeranyl reductase family protein, which gives rise to MNEFDAEVVVVGAGPAGSAIGAYLAQAGHEVIILEKSGFPRDKICGDALTPRAVKEAGFLGMELPASDGWHPNKGLRLIGGGHRLELDWPDIDGTPNYGLTRPRMSMDEAFARHAQRSGARLFEQVRAMSPDIGDDGWIRGVHASGTDHRGRRVGPEAHFRAPIVIAADGVSSRLAVSMGLEKRDDRPMGIAARAYHTTPRHADDYIESWVEMRSTNAAGDSETLPGYGWIFPLGDGTVNIGAGLLDSSPQFKSVDLRKVMGQWIADMGHEWGIDESTSLGPIKSAALPMAFNRTPHFHRGLLLVGDSGGMVNPFNGEGIDYALESARIAAEVISTYSRYPQTVMRRRLEEYPALLGDSLGGYFTLGRVFASIIGHPALMQFGIKYGMGVDVVMEFVVKLLANLYRDPQVSEADLIDRVISALTRIVPATSNV